Below is a genomic region from Aurantimonas sp. HBX-1.
GTCGTCGGTGCCCCAGCGCCGTATCGCCGGACGGCCGCCCTTCGGCGCAGCCTTGACGCCGTAATGCCGGGCCAGCACCCCGAGCCCTGCCTTCAGCATCAGCTTGGCCGAGCGCGCCGGCCACTGCCGCTCCCGCTCGACGGTCTCAAGACCCTTCAGGAAGCAGCAGACGTCGAGCAGCACGCCGGAGAGTTCCGGCCCGACGGCGGCGATCGCCGCGTCCACCCGACGCCGCGCATCGATGGCGCTGTCGGAGAGGTCGCGGCTGCCTTTGCCGCCGCGCGCCCCGCGGGGCTGGCTGTCCCAGCGCTGGGTGATGCCCGGCATCAGCTGGCCGCGGGTGAAGTCGGCGCGCAGCCGCTCGCCGGCAATCGCCTCGGCGGCATCGAGGAACGCTCCGCCCGCCCTGCCGCCGCGGCTTGTGAGGCGCGCCAGCGGCGATTCGTCCGGATTGAACCCGCGCGCCGTCATCGGACGGCTCCGCCGCCGTCGGCGGCCTCGTCCGGCGCCGGTTCGAGCGCCGTCTTCACCGCATGCGCCAACGTCTCGAGCCGCGTCAGCATCGTGTCGAAGGCGGCGTCGTCGCGCCGGTCCTCGATCCGCCGCACCGCATGCGCGACGCTGGTGCGGTCCCGCCCGAACGCCTCGGCGATCCCCGACAGCGACACCTGGAAGACAACGTGGGCGAGATACATCGCCACGTGCCGCGCCTCGCAGACCGGCGCCACCGCCCGGCTGGGCCGGGCGATGTCGGTGACCGGTATGGCGAAGAAGGCGCTGGCGATCTCGCGGGCGAGACGGCAGGCGCGCCGGCCCGCCGCTGCATTGCGGGGAAACGGGCCGGCGGGACGGCCGGGCGGGGAAAGGGCGACATCGCCGCCGACGCCGGGGGACTGCATGGGAGACCTCCATTCGCATCATTCCTGACCTCTATAACGACCCTCGTCCGGTATGTGAATAATTTCCTATATGGCTGGTGCATGATCGGGGCGAGCAGCTGATGGAACACCGCGCCCCGCGCTGGCCCGCGCCGATCGCCGGAAAGGTATTTATCCCCATAAGCTTCTGCCGAGCGACCCTTGGGCCAACCTCGCCTGGAGCAGAACATGGCCGGAAGCCTCGATACCGCCCCCCTCGACGCCGCGCTCGCCGCCGCCATCCGCCGCCATGCCGAGCGGCAGCGGCGATCCGTCGCGCGCGAGCTGCATCGGCTGGACAAGGCCGTGCTGCTGCGCCGCCTCGGACTGGGCGACGAGGCGGTTCAGGTGGCGGTGGCGGCCGGCAGCGCCGCGCAGCTCCCCTCGCCGCTCGGCGCCTGGCTGCGCGAACGGGTGGCGGTCGAGCTCCGGCACCTGGCGCGCCAGGCTCGCGGCGCCGACCCGCGCTACGACATCAACCGCCATATCGCCGTGAAGCGCCTCTCCCGCTGGCTGGGCGGCGGCGAAGACGATGCCGGCGAGGCCGACGAGCGAACCCCCGGCCGGGTGCTGAACGACCGCTTCGCCGGGTGCCGCAACGGCATCGCCCGGCGCCGCAGACGGCCGGACTGAGGTTGCGCCGGGTCTCGCGCGGGTCGATCCGCCCGGCCGTCCGCGGCCGAGCGCGCTTGACACGCTTCGCTGCGCCGCGTCACAACAGCCCGACGCCGGGGCGGGTGGAGTGGTGGGCCGCTGCACCCGACTTTCCGGCCAATCGATCTGGGAGGATCACCATCATGCGTTTCAAGAACCTGCTTCTCGCCGCCTCGTCGCTCGCGCTCGTCGCCGGCGCCGCCCAGGCGCAGGAAGTCTCCAACGATGTCGTGAAGATCGGCATCCTCAACGACCAGTCCGGCGTCTACGCCGACTTCGGCGGCCAGTGGTCGGTCGAGGCCGCCAAGATGGCGGTCGAGGACTACGGCGGCACGGTGCTCGGCAAGCCGATCGAGATCGTCTCCGCCGACCACCAGAACAAGGCGGACATCGCCTCCAACATCGCCCGCGAATGGTACGACGTGCAGAACGTCGACGCGATCATGGAGCTGACCACCTCGTCGGTCGCCCTCGCGGTCCAGGGCCTGTCGCGCGAAAAAGAGAAGATCACCATCACCACCGGCGCCGCCACCACCGAGCTGACCGGCGCGCAGTGCAGCCCCTACGGCTTCCACTGGGTCTATGACACGCATGCCCTGGCCGTCGGCACCGGCGGCGCGCTGGTGAAGGCCGGCGGCGACAGCTGGTTCTTCCTCACCGCCGACTACGCCTTCGGCTATTCGCTGGAAGAGCAGACCGGCAATTTCGTCAAGGAGAATGGTGGCGAGGTGCTCGGCGCCGTGCGCCATCCGCTCGGCACCACCGACTTCTCGTCCTTCCTGCTGCAGGCGCAGAGCTCCGGCGCCAAGGTCATCGGCCTTGCCAATGCCGGCCTCGACACCGCCAACG
It encodes:
- a CDS encoding DUF6456 domain-containing protein, with the translated sequence MTARGFNPDESPLARLTSRGGRAGGAFLDAAEAIAGERLRADFTRGQLMPGITQRWDSQPRGARGGKGSRDLSDSAIDARRRVDAAIAAVGPELSGVLLDVCCFLKGLETVERERQWPARSAKLMLKAGLGVLARHYGVKAAPKGGRPAIRRWGTDDYRPTIGGGAAK
- a CDS encoding ABC transporter substrate-binding protein — translated: MRFKNLLLAASSLALVAGAAQAQEVSNDVVKIGILNDQSGVYADFGGQWSVEAAKMAVEDYGGTVLGKPIEIVSADHQNKADIASNIAREWYDVQNVDAIMELTTSSVALAVQGLSREKEKITITTGAATTELTGAQCSPYGFHWVYDTHALAVGTGGALVKAGGDSWFFLTADYAFGYSLEEQTGNFVKENGGEVLGAVRHPLGTTDFSSFLLQAQSSGAKVIGLANAGLDTANAIKGAAEFGIVQAGQQLAGLLFTLAEVHGLGLEAAQGLNLTEGWYWDQSDENREFAAKFEEKTQRKPNMVQAGTYSAVMQYLKAVEAAGTDATAEVAAKLHELPVEDVFAKKGTVQENGRMVYDMYLFQVKAPGDSKGPWDYYTEVAKVPGGEAFLSVEDSGCDVASFAN
- a CDS encoding helix-turn-helix domain-containing protein; translated protein: MQSPGVGGDVALSPPGRPAGPFPRNAAAGRRACRLAREIASAFFAIPVTDIARPSRAVAPVCEARHVAMYLAHVVFQVSLSGIAEAFGRDRTSVAHAVRRIEDRRDDAAFDTMLTRLETLAHAVKTALEPAPDEAADGGGAVR